From Rhododendron vialii isolate Sample 1 chromosome 10a, ASM3025357v1, the proteins below share one genomic window:
- the LOC131302797 gene encoding cytosolic sulfotransferase 5-like, translating to MVFSEVLGMDSCTIEGDSQVMVKILPKFLVQPGSDVDDERNNKETSTSFPQKKKQKKNTDTIPFILTVTSKSPNTSYSSSSSSSASFDELPRETWWENVDLYKCDGFWYGLPHLVAAMEAQSSFKARDDDVLLASSMKTGTTWLKALIPCIMDPYARLLNDDDDGYQDPLIQSHPNELIPSLEIQIFAENSTYDVSGMPSPRLFRTHLPYTKLPESIKSPGNSKIVYITRNPKDTFVSLWHFFNSIRTVEQGPLPLIQMFDKFCNGVHAFGPFHNHVLEYWNESVKRPENILFLKYEELKRDPRGEVKKLALFLGRPFGKEEEVDKVLWRCSFDRLKSLEVNRHGVDTWAGFPKTAYFRLGVVGDWKNSLTEEMKERLDQITSKKMEGSELDL from the exons GTTCAGATGTGGATGATGaaagaaacaacaaagaaacaagCACAAGCTTCCCacagaagaagaagcagaaaaaGAATACCGATACAATCCCCTTTATTTTAACT GTAACTAGCAAATCACCAAAcacttcttattcttcttcttcctcctcctcagcCTCATTTGATGAGCTCCCTAGGGAGACATGGTGGGAAAATGTTGATCTCTACAAGTGCGATGGGTTCTGGTACGGGCTTCCCCACCTTGTTGCTGCCATGGAAGCCCAGTCGAGCTTCAAGGCCCGTGACGATGACGTTCTTCTGGCGTCCTCGATGAAGACCGGAACGACCTGGCTCAAGGCTCTGATTCCCTGCATCATGGACCCATATGCTCGTTTGcttaatgatgatgatgatggttatCAAGATCCACTGATCCAAAGCCACCCCAACGAGCTCATCCCTTCTCTAGAAATACAGATCTTTGCAGAAAACTCCACTTATGATGTCTCAG GTATGCCGTCCCCTAGGCTCTTCCGAACACACTTGCCCTACACAAAGCTGCCAGAATCCATCAAGAGCCCCGGCAACAGCAAAATCGTCTACATCACTCGGAATCCAAAGGACACGTTTGTCTCCCTATGGCACTTTTTTAACTCCATCCGGACAGTTGAACAAGGCCCATTGCCCCTAATTCAAATGTTCGACAAATTCTGCAATGGGGTTCATGCCTTTGGTCCCTTCCACAACCATGTTCTCGAGTACTGGAACGAGAGCGTAAAGAGGCCTGAAAATATCCTCTTTTTGAAGTACGAAGAGCTGAAGAGGGATCCGAGGGGGGAAGTGAAGAAGCTGGCTTTATTTCTCGGAAGGCCTTTCGGAAAAGAGGAGGAGGTTGATAAGGTATTGTGGAGGTGCAGCTTTGATAGGTTGAAAAGCTTGGAAGTTAATAGGCATGGGGTGGATACATGGGCTGGCTTTCCCAAAACTGCATATTTCAGGCTTGGTGTTGTTGGGGATTGGAAGAATAGCTTGACAGAGGAGATGAAAGAGAGACTTGACCAAATCACAAGCAAGAAGATGGAGGGGTCAGAGTTGGATCTTTGA
- the LOC131302798 gene encoding cytosolic sulfotransferase 7-like, protein MDIQNHDSESCFPKVKHWRENVPYQFHQGFWFNPKHLQATKQVLDHFKPLPNDVILASFPKTGTTWLKSLLYSIVNRVSTNQLVTSHPHELVPSLEMQVYGGLVANSPPHFPSNTSSSLSIFSTHIPYQILGKTLNSSDCRVVYVTRNPKDTLISLWHFANSVYLGQKWEPQPIEDIVSKFCKGTVIFGPYFDHVLGYQKESLERPKKFFFITYEELKSDPNIHVKRLAEFLGCPFLGEDMEEQVEEVVRSCSIETLKKHEVNNSSIVPSWTFVQYKSLFRKGLVGDHMNYLTKDMIERIDAITKEKFHGINLWGENSMS, encoded by the coding sequence ATGGACATTCAAAACCACGACTCCGAGTCATGCTTTCCGAAAGTAAAACATTGGCGAGAAAATGTTCCCTACCAATTTCATCAAGGTTTCTGGTTCAACCCTAAACATCTCCAAGCAACCAAACAAGTCCTTGACCACTTCAAACCACTTCCTAATGATGTAATCCTAGCATCTTTTCCTAAAACCGGCACCACTTGGCTCAAATCCCTCCTCTACTCCATTGTCAATCGCGTCTCCACAAATCAACTCGTTACCAGCCACCCCCATGAGCTTGTGCCATCCCTCGAAATGCAAGTCTATGGCGGACTGGTTGCTAATTCCCCTCCTCACTTTCCTTCTAACACCTCATCATCCCTTAGCATTTTCAGCACCCATATACCATACCAGATCCTTGGCAAAACTTTGAATTCATCGGACTGTCGGGTTGTTTACGTTACTAGAAATCCAAAAGATACCCTCATTTCGCTTTGGCACTTTGCAAATTCAGTATATTTGGGGCAAAAATGGGAGCCCCAGCCAATAGAGGATATTGTCTCCAAGTTTTGCAAAGGGACTGTGATTTTTGGGCCTTATTTTGACCATGTGTTGGGGTACCAAAAAGAGAGCTTGGAAAGGCCCAAGAAATTCTTCTTTATAACATATGAGGAACTAAAGAGTGATCCCAACATTCACGTGAAGAGATTGGCCGAGTTCTTGGGGTGTCCTTTTTTGGGTGAGGATATGGAAGAGCAAGTGGAGGAGGTGGTGAGGAGTTGTAGTATTGAGACTCTGAAGAAACATGAGGTGAACAATTCTAGCATTGTGCCAAGTTGGACGTTCGTGCAATATAAGTCCTTGTTCAGAAAAGGACTGGTTGGGGATCACATGAATTACCTAACCAAGGATATGATCGAGCGGATAGATGCAATTACGAAGGAAAAATTTCATGGGATCAATCTTTGGGGAGAAAATTCGATGTCGTAA
- the LOC131302799 gene encoding uncharacterized protein LOC131302799, producing MEETRDNQNNEQNNGQAGAPQLNNQIGATELVQLMQAFITAATANSQNQRGAPHTPRGPMTRSQALNEFCKRRPPYFQGEPNPTAAEAWLAETKKILETLDIQEASNRIALATYQMQSEAQHWWDLMKNTHDVATMTWDRFEEIFLDKYFPAPVKQALASEFMNLEQGTMTVTQYAARFEELSRYGTKIIPTDDDKARKFEWGLNETRRAVVAQTLPTYSQVVQCALKMERESLDFKTRREQKKTIPTIGGPIRTNPTNRGTLTSQPYHQNYHRPQPIQPNPAWRNPNPGFNRNPNPNPNQIQVLNRGPNPNPGPNRNLFPQNQYPVRRCYFCHEEGHIQINCPKLIGVGSQGGQPSQNQVRAAGIGNQNQVRPAWNGNQPGGQNQPRGGWNQPPIQNKGSNGPIQPNAGRVFALQGTEEEMDPAVIQGTLTLFTTCVQALFDSGASHSFISTTCVSTLGLETESLKTAMHVTSPLGGKISVVLICKGCELEISNLRLTCDLRVIEMTDFDVILGMDWLTAHRAVIDCHRKMVTAYSPDGTSFKFKGDRQDPSAPHAHKTKWHRKLAGWLASLTLEETDRMELGLPHVVREYEDVFPEELPGLSPPRELDFTIELQPGTAPISMAPYRMAPAELRELKTQLQELLEKGFIRPSTSPWGAPALFVKKKEGTLRLCIDYRQLNKVTIKNRYPLPRIDDLFDQLRGSTCFSKIDLRSGYHQLRIRDCDILKTAFRTRYGHYEFIVMPFGLTNAPAVFMCLMNQIFTPYLDKFVVVFIDDILIYSPTEKEHEDHLRIVLQVLRDNHLYAKASKCEFWMKEVKFLGHVVSEKGISVDDSKVEAVMDWKRPSTVFEIRSFLGLAGYYRRFIQDFSILGKPLTRLTQKGVKFEWNEACERSFQELKKRLTSAPILVIPERDAGYTVYCDASRDGLGAVLMQNGKVVAYGSRQLRPHEKNYPTHDLELAAVVFALKSWRHYLYGEQFEVFTDHKSLKYLFTQKELNMRQRRWVEYLEDFNFTMSYHPGKANVVADALSRKNRGQVASLAIREWEMMEDLNRFKLQPTAEGTDACLFAVVATPALHREILLAQTFEQECDFIRHQF from the coding sequence ATGGAGGAAACGAGAGACAACCAGAATAATGAGCAAAACAACGGACAAGCTGGAGCTCCTCAACTCAACAATCAAATTGGGGCTACCGAACTAGTCCAACTCATGCAAGCGTTCATTACCGCTGCGACTGCGAATAGCCAAAATCAGCGCGGAGCCCCGCACACACCTCGAGGACCAATGACTAGAAGTCAGGCACTAAATGAATTCTGCAAGCGCCGGCCGCCCTACTTTCAAGGAGAACCTAACCCCACAGCTGCGGAAGCTTGGCTAGCAGAAACCAAGAAAATTCTTGAAACCCTAGACATTCAAGAGGCCAGCAATCGAATTGCCCTAGCTACCTATCAGATGCAGAGTGAAGCTCAGCATTGGTGGGACCTCATGAAGAACACCCATGATGTGGCAACAATGACTTGGGACAGGTTCGAAGAAATTTTCCTTGACAAGTATTTTCCAGCACCTGTCAAACAAGCACTGGCCTCGGAATTCATGAATCTCGAGCAAGGCACAATGACTGTGACCCAGTACGCAGCACGGTTTGAAGAACTGTCTCGCTATGGCACAAAAATCATACCTACTGATGACGACAAGGCGAGAAAATTTGAGTGGGGACTCAATGAGACACGCCGAGCAGTAGTGGCGCAGACGCTTCCCACCTACTCACAAGTGGTGCAATGCGCACttaagatggagagagaaagcttGGATTTCAAGACAAGACGTGAGCAGAAAAAGACAATACCTACAATTGGAGGACCTATCCGCACCAACCCTACCAACCGGGGTACCTTAACCTCCCAACCCTACCACCAAAACTACCATCGCCCGCAACCGATACAACCCAACCCAGCTTGGAGAAATCCCAACCCAGGGTTCaaccgaaaccctaaccctaatccaaaCCAGATCCAAGTATTAAACCGAGGTCCGAACCCTAATCCTGGACCAAACCGCAACCTTTTTCCCCAGAACCAATACCCAGTCCGCCGCTGTTATTTCTGCCATGAAGAAGGACATATCCAGATCAACTGTCCCAAGTTGATCGGAGTTGGAAGCCAGGGGGGACAGCCGTCGCAAAACCAAGTCAGGGCTGCAGGAATTGGGAATCAGAATCAAGTTAGACCGGCTTGGAATGGTAACCAACCCGGAGGACAGAACCAGCCTCGCGGTGGGTGGAACCAACCACCAATTCAGAACAAAGGATCGAACGGGCCAATCCAGCCCAATGCTGGAAGGGTGTTTGCGCTGCAAGGGACGGAAGAGGAGATGGACCCCGCAGTAATCCAAGGTACCCTCACTCTTTTTACTACATGCGTTCAAGcattatttgattctggagcttCGCACTCATTTATATCTACCACATGTGTATCTACACTTGGTTTAGAAACTGAATCTCTAAAGACAGCTATGCATGTGACCTCACCACTAGGGGGTAAGATTTCGGTAGTACTAATTTGTAAAGGGTGCGAACTAGAGATATCAAACTTACGGTTAACATGCGACTTACGAGTAATCGAAATGACGGACTTTGACGTCATACTCGGAATGGACTGGTTGACTGCACACCGAGctgtcatagactgccatcgaAAGATGGTGACAGCCTATTCGCCAGATGGAACGAGTTTcaagtttaagggggatagacaagacCCATCTGCACCCCACGCGCACAAAACGAAGTGGCATAGGAAGCTTGCTGGATGGTTAGCAAGTCTCACATTGGAGGAAACGGACCGAATGGAGTTGGGCCTCCCTCACGTTGTCCGCGAGTACGAGGATGTATTTCCAGAAGAATTACCTGGATTATCGCCGCCAAGAGAATTGGATTTCACCATCGAGCTACAACCCGGCACGGCTCCAATCTCAATGGCCCCGTATCGAATGGCTCCGGCAGAACTACGAGAGTTGAAAACACAATTGCAGGAACTCTTAGAGAAGGGTTTTATCCGACCTAGTACCTCACCATGGGGAGCTCCAGCGCTTttcgtcaaaaagaaagaaggaacactcCGACTCTGTATCGACTACCGCCAACTCAACAAAGTCACCATCAAGAACCGATATCCTCTACCGAGAATAGACGACTTGTTCGATCAACTGAGAGGATCGACTTGTTTCTCAAAGATTGATCTAAGATCTGGGTATCACCAATTGAGAATTCGGGATTGCGATATACTCAAGACGGCGTTCCGCACGCGTTATGGACATTACGAGTTCATAGTCATGCCGTTCGGTCTAACCAATGCTCCTGCTGTTTTCATGTGCCTGATGAACCAAATTTTCACGCCGTACTTGGACAAatttgtggtagtgttcatCGATGACATCCTGATATACTCTCCAACGGAGAAAGAACACGAAGACCACTTGAGAATTGTCCTCCAAGTACTTCGAGACAACCATTTGTATGCGAAGGCCAGCAAGTGCGAATTCtggatgaaagaagtcaaattcctGGGACACGTAGTGTCCGAGAAAGGAATCTCAGTCGACGACAGCAAAGTAGAAGCAGTCATGGACTGGAAAAGACCTTCTACGGTATTTGAGATTAGAAGTTTCTTGGGATTAGCCGGTTATTACAGAAGATTCATTCAGGATTTCTCCATCTTGGGAAAACCATTGACACGATTGACCCAAAAAGGGGTTAAGTTTGAATGGAACGAAGCATGTGAGAGATCATTCCAAGAACTTAAGAAGAGGCTGACTAGCGCTCCTATATTGGTCATACCTGAACGAGATGCAGGGTATACCGTGTACTGCGACGCATCTAGAGATGGATTGGGAGCGGTactcatgcaaaatggaaaggtAGTTGCTTACGGATCCCGACAGTTGAGGCCACATGAAAAGAACTATCCAACTCACGATTTGGAACTGGCCGCAGTAGTATTCGCCCTAAAGTCTTGGCGACATTATCTATACGGAGAGCAGTTCGAGGTGTTCACggaccacaaaagtttgaaatacttatttaccCAGAAAGAGCTGAACATGAGACAAAGGAGATGggtggaatacttggaggatttCAACTTCACAATGTCCTATCATCCTGGAAAGGCAAACGTAGTCGCTGATGCGCTGAGTCGCAAGAACCGAGGACAAGTGGCTAGCTTAGCCATAAGAGAGTGGGAAATGATGGAAGATCTTAACAGATTCAAACTGCAGCCTACCGCAGAGGGCACCGACGCGTGTCTCTTCGCTGTAGTCGCAACCCCAGCCTTACACCGAGAAATTCTTTTAGCCCAAACCTTTGAACAAGAGTGTGATTTCATCAGACACCAATTCTAA